In Amycolatopsis jiangsuensis, the following proteins share a genomic window:
- a CDS encoding DUF5829 family protein: MSIQRRTTKFVRALTTACAGTLAAVVVATLAGAGTAHATGAPPLLSFNHAYGVFDRETADAIEHSGYLRTFANLQIRTTTGSGDETWTGRYLMGRETYLELFGTGDVPGKDGELGAGGMGVSTENEGELPTVVQRLRELGVANPVQLQQTRDFGDGVPVPWFDAVFTTGEYDTFGAWGMEYLPGYFADPRSDTEPPSHPGDVGRERYLPDGYRDHLMRDVTGVRLAMTQRDLDSTTPLLRAGGMTVTDVPGGVLATGSGTAIRLEAVPVDRTGMRQADFALNHPVHYRHVERIGHSTLVVGPGAQARWTFDAR; the protein is encoded by the coding sequence ATGTCGATCCAGCGAAGAACCACGAAGTTCGTCCGGGCCCTGACCACCGCCTGCGCCGGCACCCTCGCCGCGGTCGTGGTGGCCACGCTCGCCGGGGCGGGCACCGCACACGCCACCGGGGCACCACCACTGCTGTCCTTCAACCACGCCTACGGGGTGTTCGACCGGGAAACCGCCGACGCCATCGAACACTCCGGCTATCTCCGCACGTTCGCCAACCTGCAGATCCGCACCACGACCGGCTCCGGCGACGAGACCTGGACCGGCCGTTACCTGATGGGCCGGGAAACCTACCTCGAACTGTTCGGCACCGGCGACGTGCCGGGCAAGGACGGGGAACTCGGCGCCGGCGGCATGGGGGTGTCCACCGAGAACGAGGGCGAGCTGCCGACGGTGGTGCAGCGCCTGCGCGAACTGGGGGTCGCGAACCCGGTGCAGCTGCAGCAGACCCGCGACTTCGGCGACGGCGTGCCGGTGCCGTGGTTCGACGCGGTCTTCACCACCGGGGAGTACGACACGTTCGGCGCCTGGGGCATGGAATACCTCCCCGGCTACTTCGCCGATCCGCGCAGCGACACCGAACCGCCGAGCCACCCCGGGGACGTCGGCCGCGAGCGGTACCTGCCCGACGGCTACCGCGACCACCTGATGCGCGACGTGACCGGGGTCCGGCTCGCGATGACCCAGCGGGACCTCGACAGCACCACTCCCCTGTTGCGGGCCGGCGGGATGACCGTGACCGACGTGCCGGGTGGCGTGCTCGCGACCGGCAGCGGCACCGCCATCCGGCTCGAGGCCGTGCCGGTGGACAGGACCGGCATGCGCCAGGCCGACTTCGCGCTGAACCACCCGGTGCACTACCGGCACGTGGAGCGGATCGGTCATTCGACGCTGGTGGTCGGCCCGGGCGCGCAAGCCCGGTGGACCTTCGACGCACGCTGA
- a CDS encoding FUSC family protein, which produces MNALARGGGMLAVILVVVGGTAGLGAALGLGGTAVLAGLTAMFCFLPASGGPLRSDLRLLAAFAPAVVVGGAGPRLLGEASPVAAIALLVVAVFVAALLPALGPRFVTVGLGLGMASVFGYGFQLSGSATPAQIIGAPAVAVGVVIVLRLLMGIADPGKPTRAALADAMAGPARESAEQAVRLWLADRPRAWQARVLAATARTHGTVAVLRDRLRAFEPEQAEAVTRVLDVVDERLAALAETVRVKQVPAEPPQIDRVDPDVLLPGDTAALLDEVWAALTDLRDAATGRDESTVEFPRHVVREVLRQEAGGALSWRSAQLRHAVRCALGILVAVVVAAFRPGDPLTVSFLMTTFAIMQPEWRDTLTKAWQRGAGAAAGAVVLALALWLLPQSALLPLGIVALLVGFPFLQTKPMVFNACIVLMAVGVNASTRHLDAVSTLLEYLLLVLLAVVIGLLFGFAAVPGAPKPSVAQRVSTAVEATGELLGTVGSRLRGGAGRREVGMRFRAAARTVQDLLNPEAGSREPGVEQRSALDELGEGLRGLTASAGALVQRGAESPAMAEFADRAARALSGGGDLPEPPPSADEEERLLADLVLADLRRVRGGAGAFAAA; this is translated from the coding sequence ATGAACGCTCTGGCACGCGGCGGCGGGATGCTGGCCGTGATCCTGGTCGTGGTCGGCGGTACGGCCGGCCTCGGTGCGGCACTCGGCCTCGGCGGTACGGCGGTGCTGGCCGGGCTCACCGCGATGTTCTGCTTCCTCCCCGCCTCCGGCGGGCCGCTGCGGTCGGATCTCCGGCTGCTGGCCGCGTTCGCTCCCGCGGTCGTGGTGGGTGGCGCCGGACCGCGGCTGCTGGGCGAGGCTTCGCCGGTTGCCGCGATCGCGCTGCTGGTGGTCGCGGTGTTCGTGGCGGCGTTGCTGCCGGCGCTCGGCCCGCGGTTCGTGACCGTGGGCCTCGGTCTGGGCATGGCCTCGGTGTTCGGCTACGGGTTCCAGCTCAGTGGATCGGCCACGCCGGCGCAGATCATCGGCGCGCCCGCGGTGGCCGTCGGGGTCGTGATCGTGCTGCGGCTGCTGATGGGAATCGCGGATCCGGGCAAACCGACCCGTGCCGCGCTCGCCGACGCAATGGCCGGACCGGCCCGCGAAAGCGCGGAACAGGCGGTGCGGCTGTGGCTGGCCGACCGGCCGCGCGCGTGGCAGGCGCGGGTGCTCGCGGCGACCGCCAGGACCCACGGCACGGTCGCCGTGCTGCGGGACCGGCTCCGCGCCTTCGAACCCGAGCAGGCCGAGGCGGTCACGCGGGTGCTCGACGTGGTGGACGAGAGGCTGGCCGCACTCGCCGAAACGGTGCGCGTGAAGCAGGTACCGGCAGAGCCGCCCCAGATCGACCGCGTCGATCCGGACGTGCTGCTGCCCGGAGACACCGCGGCGTTGCTCGACGAGGTGTGGGCCGCGCTGACCGACCTCCGCGACGCCGCGACCGGACGTGACGAGTCCACAGTGGAATTCCCGAGGCACGTCGTGCGGGAGGTACTGCGGCAGGAAGCCGGCGGCGCGTTGTCCTGGCGGTCGGCCCAGCTGCGGCACGCGGTGCGGTGCGCTCTCGGGATCCTGGTCGCGGTGGTGGTCGCCGCGTTCCGGCCGGGCGACCCGCTGACGGTTTCGTTCCTCATGACGACGTTCGCGATCATGCAGCCGGAGTGGCGGGACACGCTGACCAAGGCCTGGCAGCGCGGGGCAGGTGCGGCGGCCGGCGCGGTGGTGCTGGCGCTCGCGCTGTGGCTGCTCCCGCAGTCCGCGCTGCTGCCGCTGGGGATCGTCGCGCTGCTCGTCGGTTTCCCGTTCCTGCAGACGAAACCGATGGTGTTCAACGCGTGCATCGTGCTGATGGCGGTCGGGGTGAACGCGAGCACCCGGCATCTCGACGCGGTGTCCACGCTCCTGGAGTACCTGCTGCTGGTCCTGCTGGCAGTGGTGATCGGCCTGCTCTTCGGCTTCGCCGCGGTGCCCGGGGCGCCGAAACCATCGGTGGCACAACGGGTGTCGACCGCGGTCGAGGCGACCGGCGAGCTGCTCGGCACCGTCGGGTCCCGGCTGCGCGGCGGGGCCGGCCGGCGCGAGGTGGGGATGCGGTTCCGCGCCGCGGCTCGGACAGTGCAGGACCTGCTGAACCCGGAAGCGGGCAGCCGGGAGCCCGGTGTGGAACAGCGGAGCGCGCTCGACGAGCTGGGCGAAGGGTTGCGGGGCCTGACGGCGTCCGCGGGCGCGCTCGTGCAGCGCGGTGCGGAGTCCCCGGCGATGGCGGAGTTCGCGGACCGCGCGGCACGGGCGCTGTCCGGTGGCGGGGACCTGCCCGAACCGCCGCCGTCCGCCGACGAGGAGGAGCGGCTGCTCGCCGATCTCGTACTGGCCGATCTGCGCCGGGTGCGCGGTGGTGCCGGGGCGTTCGCGGCGGCTTGA
- a CDS encoding MarR family winged helix-turn-helix transcriptional regulator, translating to MEPDRALLMELLPRLNQLSRSFNRGRLFERAIEASGIGLDHPSVQILTTLQLAGEPLRIGEIASRLQVVGPHVTRQVQVLEKRGLVERVTDPADQRARLIAPTAPGRAAAEKYFGAVLGWFTDALADWSPEDRSALGRLLGRFADDLSARLSRLDTEAP from the coding sequence ATGGAGCCCGATCGCGCACTGCTGATGGAGCTGCTGCCGCGGTTGAACCAGCTCAGCCGCTCGTTCAACCGCGGCAGGCTCTTCGAGCGCGCGATCGAGGCGAGCGGGATCGGCCTCGACCACCCGTCCGTGCAGATCCTGACCACCCTCCAGCTGGCGGGCGAACCGCTGCGGATCGGCGAGATCGCGTCCCGCCTGCAGGTGGTCGGCCCGCACGTGACCCGTCAGGTGCAGGTGCTGGAGAAACGCGGGCTGGTGGAACGCGTCACCGACCCGGCCGACCAGCGGGCGCGGCTGATCGCCCCCACCGCGCCGGGACGGGCCGCGGCGGAGAAGTACTTCGGTGCCGTGCTGGGTTGGTTCACCGACGCACTGGCGGACTGGTCCCCCGAGGATCGCTCCGCGCTCGGCCGGCTGCTCGGCCGCTTCGCCGACGACCTGTCGGCCCGGCTGTCCAGACTGGACACCGAAGCTCCGTGA
- a CDS encoding peptidase dimerization domain-containing protein, with the protein MEADEDRHDRVDQEIGQLADRLWELARDRSVSSGEADLTAAGFTVRPGFPASCGEGRPAVVFLLPGDTRPDLGHNVAAAAVLGAALATARVTAGEPRAVLVADANSVPGDADAVLTFRPGVHTWSWTPLAARAELRVTVHARSGPAPGESSDALAGVVQTLTAVSALRSRPGTAVRAIVTRGGESTDVVPEVAEARFGLRAPAAADLDRLVADVTACAEGAALATGTKAVVGRIGPDHAPLRDNPVLTARFTSHLAACGMHAGPPEPGAVPEWSEVGDVSVRVPTLHPSVAILDPAHAVGTPEFAAAAVSARARSVLLATGAALARTAVDLLAHPALVSQAWDGFTARAREE; encoded by the coding sequence ATGGAGGCCGACGAGGACCGGCACGACCGGGTCGACCAGGAGATCGGGCAGCTGGCGGACCGGCTCTGGGAACTGGCCCGCGACCGGTCCGTGAGCTCCGGCGAAGCGGACCTGACCGCCGCCGGGTTCACCGTGCGGCCGGGTTTCCCGGCCAGCTGTGGCGAAGGACGGCCGGCGGTGGTCTTCCTGCTGCCGGGCGACACGCGGCCGGACCTGGGGCACAACGTGGCTGCCGCGGCCGTGCTCGGCGCCGCGCTCGCCACCGCGCGGGTCACCGCCGGGGAGCCGCGCGCGGTTCTGGTCGCCGACGCGAACTCGGTTCCCGGCGACGCGGACGCGGTGCTGACCTTCCGTCCCGGCGTGCACACCTGGTCCTGGACGCCGCTCGCCGCCCGCGCCGAGCTACGGGTGACCGTGCACGCGCGGTCCGGCCCCGCGCCCGGCGAGAGCTCCGACGCGCTGGCCGGAGTGGTCCAGACCTTGACGGCGGTCTCCGCGCTGCGGTCCCGGCCGGGCACCGCGGTGCGGGCCATCGTGACCCGCGGCGGCGAATCCACCGACGTGGTGCCCGAGGTCGCGGAGGCCCGGTTCGGCCTCCGCGCCCCGGCCGCCGCGGACCTCGACCGGCTGGTCGCCGACGTGACCGCCTGTGCCGAGGGCGCGGCGCTGGCCACCGGCACGAAAGCAGTGGTCGGCCGGATCGGCCCGGACCACGCGCCGTTGCGGGACAATCCTGTGCTGACCGCCCGGTTCACCAGTCACCTGGCGGCGTGCGGCATGCACGCCGGCCCACCCGAGCCGGGCGCGGTCCCGGAGTGGTCGGAGGTGGGCGACGTGAGCGTCCGCGTCCCCACGCTGCACCCGTCGGTCGCGATCCTCGACCCGGCCCATGCGGTGGGCACCCCGGAGTTCGCCGCCGCGGCCGTGTCCGCGCGCGCCCGTTCGGTGCTGCTCGCGACCGGTGCCGCACTGGCCCGCACCGCGGTCGACCTGCTCGCGCACCCGGCGCTGGTGAGCCAGGCGTGGGACGGATTCACC
- a CDS encoding CaiB/BaiF CoA transferase family protein, with translation MSPDLPLSPDAGRPLDGITVVAVEQAVAAPLATRHLADLGARVIKVERVGGGDFARDYDHVVHGTGAHFTWLNRGKESLAVDLKTGEGRDVVRRLATRADVVVQNLAPGAAARLGLGAADLRAQRPELVVVDLSGYGSGGPMEQRKAYDMLVQAEAGLIAITGTPETPVKTGIPTSDIAAGMYCVQAVLAALLRRWRTGVGAEVEVSMFEATVEWMGYGLYTGMYTGEQPARMGLSHSSIAPYDAYPTRDGQLLIGVQNDRGWRTLVTSVLESPELAEDPRFATNVERVRHRAECDAAVAARTSRWTNAELDARLSAAGIPAAQVKSVADVVSHPQLRARDRWRTIATEHARVDALLPPVTFADVEARMGDVPAVGEHTRALLAESGTDADDLLRRGIAEQAGA, from the coding sequence ATGAGTCCCGATCTTCCCCTCTCCCCGGATGCCGGGCGGCCGCTCGACGGAATCACCGTCGTCGCTGTCGAACAGGCGGTCGCCGCGCCGCTGGCGACGCGGCACCTCGCCGATCTCGGCGCCCGGGTGATCAAGGTCGAGCGCGTCGGCGGCGGCGATTTCGCCCGGGACTACGACCACGTCGTGCACGGCACCGGCGCGCACTTCACCTGGCTCAACCGCGGCAAGGAATCCCTCGCGGTGGACCTGAAAACCGGCGAGGGCCGGGACGTCGTACGACGGCTGGCCACCCGGGCGGACGTGGTCGTGCAGAACCTCGCGCCGGGCGCGGCCGCACGGCTCGGGCTCGGCGCGGCGGACCTGCGGGCGCAGCGTCCCGAACTGGTCGTGGTCGATCTGTCCGGCTACGGCTCCGGCGGGCCGATGGAGCAGCGCAAGGCCTACGACATGCTGGTGCAGGCCGAGGCCGGCCTGATCGCGATCACCGGCACGCCGGAAACACCGGTGAAGACCGGCATTCCCACCTCCGACATCGCCGCCGGCATGTACTGCGTGCAGGCCGTGCTCGCCGCGCTGCTGCGCCGGTGGCGGACCGGCGTGGGTGCCGAAGTCGAGGTCTCGATGTTCGAGGCGACGGTGGAGTGGATGGGATACGGGCTCTACACCGGGATGTACACCGGAGAGCAGCCTGCGCGGATGGGCCTGAGCCACAGCTCGATCGCGCCGTACGACGCCTATCCGACAAGGGACGGGCAGCTGCTCATCGGCGTGCAGAACGATCGCGGCTGGCGCACGCTCGTCACCTCGGTACTGGAAAGCCCGGAGCTCGCCGAAGATCCGCGCTTCGCCACCAACGTCGAGCGCGTACGCCACCGGGCGGAGTGCGACGCCGCGGTCGCCGCACGCACCTCCCGGTGGACCAACGCCGAACTCGACGCGCGGTTGTCCGCCGCGGGGATACCCGCGGCACAGGTGAAAAGCGTCGCGGACGTGGTGTCCCATCCGCAGCTGCGTGCCCGTGACCGGTGGCGCACCATCGCCACCGAGCACGCCCGGGTGGACGCCCTCCTGCCGCCGGTGACCTTCGCGGATGTCGAAGCGCGCATGGGGGACGTCCCGGCGGTGGGGGAGCACACCCGCGCACTGCTGGCGGAGTCCGGGACGGACGCCGACGACCTCCTCCGCCGCGGGATCGCCGAGCAGGCCGGGGCCTGA
- a CDS encoding GH25 family lysozyme, with the protein MSAAHWGRRRLAGAVLAASATLLVATAATAGTATAGTATAGTATAGTSAAGTGTPGIGTSSAEATDPGSTAPGDSPDNHQMGASIRAHDGAAGAAAPAPASAEATTPGIDVSSYQGAVDWPGYWKQGKKFAYVKATEGTGYQNPDFSQQYTGSYDVGMIRGAYHYARPDLSGGAAQADYFAAHGGGWSKDGKTLPGTLDIEWGSSSDCYGLSQAAMVSWIKAFSDEYHKKTTRWPVIYTATSWWTECTGNKGDFSATNPLWVARYASSAGTLPYNWGFYTFWQYTSTPLDQDYFSAGTDRLKALADG; encoded by the coding sequence ATGTCAGCAGCACACTGGGGGAGAAGGCGCCTGGCCGGCGCCGTGCTCGCCGCGTCCGCCACCCTGCTCGTGGCGACCGCGGCGACTGCCGGCACTGCGACTGCCGGTACCGCGACTGCCGGTACCGCGACGGCCGGCACTTCGGCCGCCGGCACCGGGACTCCCGGCATCGGAACCTCCAGCGCCGAGGCCACCGACCCGGGGAGCACCGCACCCGGCGACAGCCCGGACAACCACCAGATGGGCGCCTCCATCCGGGCCCACGACGGTGCGGCCGGCGCCGCGGCCCCGGCGCCGGCTTCGGCCGAGGCCACCACGCCGGGCATCGACGTGAGCAGCTACCAGGGTGCCGTCGACTGGCCGGGATACTGGAAACAGGGCAAGAAGTTCGCCTACGTCAAGGCGACCGAGGGCACCGGCTACCAGAATCCCGACTTCAGCCAGCAGTACACCGGTTCCTACGACGTCGGCATGATCCGCGGGGCCTACCACTACGCGCGCCCCGACCTGTCCGGCGGCGCCGCGCAGGCCGACTACTTCGCCGCGCACGGCGGTGGCTGGTCCAAGGACGGCAAGACGCTGCCGGGCACGCTGGACATCGAGTGGGGGTCCAGTTCGGACTGCTACGGCCTGAGCCAGGCGGCGATGGTCTCGTGGATCAAGGCGTTCAGCGACGAGTACCACAAGAAGACGACCCGCTGGCCGGTGATCTACACCGCGACGAGCTGGTGGACCGAATGCACCGGCAACAAGGGTGACTTCAGCGCCACGAACCCGCTCTGGGTCGCGCGCTACGCCTCTTCGGCGGGCACCCTGCCCTACAACTGGGGCTTCTACACCTTCTGGCAGTACACCTCGACGCCGCTCGACCAGGACTACTTCAGCGCCGGCACCGACCGGCTGAAGGCACTGGCCGACGGCTGA
- a CDS encoding LysR substrate-binding domain-containing protein, translated as MLSSWRLQLLSRLETLGTVRAVAESLHLSASTVSQQLAVLETETRSRLLERSGRRVRLTPAGLLLARRGREILDQMAEAEDELRALNDEPIGTVRLGVFQSAVFTLAVPAATRLATTHPHLHVELIESEPHESAAALRAGEVDVIVTTTDYTGLSWGADLEIIPLGTDPVVLVLPPGHRLARRPAVSLATCVDETWAGDRPQSYMAQLTERLCREAGFEPRIACRFGNCLMQLRHVESGASIALLPALAVGPDHAVVTRELSTPVYRNITIVVRRGGTKRAAVNAVVAALRDHPEIPELSTPDRDPTHPGRAVSPFATEETSS; from the coding sequence ATGCTCAGTTCCTGGCGGTTGCAGCTGCTCAGCAGGCTGGAAACGCTCGGGACCGTCCGCGCGGTCGCCGAGAGCCTGCACCTGAGCGCGTCGACGGTGTCGCAGCAGCTCGCCGTGCTCGAGACGGAAACCCGCTCCCGGCTCCTGGAACGCAGCGGCCGCCGGGTGCGGCTGACCCCGGCCGGGCTGCTGCTGGCCCGGCGCGGCCGGGAAATCCTCGACCAGATGGCCGAGGCCGAGGACGAGCTGCGGGCGCTGAACGACGAACCGATCGGCACCGTGCGGCTCGGGGTGTTCCAGAGCGCGGTCTTCACCCTCGCGGTACCGGCCGCGACGCGGCTTGCCACCACGCATCCGCACCTGCACGTCGAGCTGATCGAATCGGAACCGCACGAGAGTGCGGCGGCGTTGCGGGCGGGCGAGGTGGACGTCATCGTCACCACCACCGACTACACCGGGCTTTCCTGGGGTGCGGACCTGGAGATCATCCCGCTGGGCACGGATCCGGTCGTGCTGGTGCTGCCGCCGGGCCACCGGCTCGCGCGCCGTCCGGCGGTCAGCCTCGCGACCTGCGTGGACGAGACCTGGGCGGGCGACCGGCCGCAGTCGTACATGGCGCAGCTGACCGAACGGCTGTGCCGGGAGGCGGGATTCGAACCGCGGATCGCCTGCCGGTTCGGCAACTGCCTGATGCAGCTGCGGCACGTGGAATCGGGCGCCTCGATCGCGTTGCTGCCCGCACTGGCGGTGGGCCCGGACCACGCGGTGGTGACGCGGGAGCTGAGCACTCCGGTGTATCGCAACATCACCATCGTGGTCCGTCGCGGCGGCACGAAACGCGCGGCGGTGAACGCGGTCGTCGCCGCCCTGCGCGACCATCCCGAGATCCCGGAACTGTCCACACCGGACCGGGACCCGACTCATCCCGGCCGGGCGGTCAGTCCTTTCGCGACGGAGGAGACGAGTTCGTAG
- a CDS encoding aspartate aminotransferase family protein yields the protein MDFAAAEHEQHLIRYSGHAGFSPEVITRAEGTSVFTESGRELLDFTSGQMSAILGHGHPAIVATVREQAAHLDHLHSSMLSRPVVDLATRLAGTLPASLSKALLLSTGAESNEAAVRMAKLVTGKYEIVSFARSWHGMTLAAANATYSAGRRGYGPSAPGNFALPVPQSFHPDLVDANGELDWRRQLDLGFDLIDAQSAGSLAACLVEPILSSGGVIELPAGYLAALAQKCHERDMLLIVDEAQTGLCRTGDWYAFEHEGVVPDILTLSKTLGAGLPLAAVLTSPEIEAQAHERGFLFFTTHVNDPLPAAVGNTVLDVLIGERMDVRARERGRYLRGELDKIAAHQELVGDVRGRGLLLGMELVGDDVLGTGGADRLGAAVTQRCYELGLHMNIVQLPGMGGTFRIAPPLTATEEELSRGAAILDEAITDAASRLS from the coding sequence ATGGACTTCGCCGCAGCCGAGCACGAACAGCACCTGATCCGCTACTCCGGCCACGCCGGGTTCAGCCCCGAGGTCATCACCCGCGCCGAGGGCACCTCGGTCTTCACCGAGAGCGGCCGGGAGCTGCTCGACTTCACCTCCGGTCAGATGAGCGCCATCCTCGGCCACGGACATCCGGCGATCGTGGCGACCGTGCGCGAGCAGGCCGCGCACCTGGACCACCTGCACAGCAGCATGCTCAGCCGTCCCGTGGTGGACCTGGCCACCCGGCTCGCCGGCACGCTGCCCGCGTCGCTGTCGAAGGCACTGCTGCTGAGCACCGGGGCGGAGTCGAACGAGGCCGCGGTGCGGATGGCGAAGCTCGTCACCGGCAAGTACGAGATCGTGTCGTTCGCCCGGTCCTGGCACGGCATGACGCTGGCCGCCGCGAACGCCACCTACAGTGCCGGGCGGCGCGGCTACGGGCCGTCCGCGCCGGGCAACTTCGCGCTGCCGGTACCGCAGAGCTTCCACCCGGACCTCGTCGACGCGAACGGCGAGCTCGACTGGCGCCGTCAGCTCGATCTCGGCTTCGATTTGATCGACGCGCAGTCGGCCGGCAGCCTCGCCGCGTGCCTGGTGGAGCCGATCCTCAGCTCCGGCGGCGTCATCGAACTGCCCGCGGGCTACCTGGCCGCGCTCGCGCAGAAGTGCCACGAACGGGACATGCTGCTGATCGTCGACGAAGCGCAGACCGGCCTGTGCCGCACCGGCGACTGGTACGCCTTCGAACACGAGGGCGTCGTGCCGGACATCCTCACGCTGTCCAAGACCCTCGGCGCCGGTCTGCCGCTGGCCGCGGTGCTGACCAGTCCGGAGATCGAGGCGCAGGCGCACGAGCGCGGTTTCCTGTTCTTCACCACGCACGTGAACGACCCGCTGCCGGCTGCGGTCGGCAACACCGTGCTCGACGTGCTGATCGGCGAGCGGATGGACGTGCGTGCCCGCGAGCGGGGCCGGTACCTGCGCGGCGAGCTGGACAAGATCGCCGCGCACCAGGAGCTGGTCGGCGACGTCCGCGGCCGTGGACTGTTGCTGGGCATGGAACTCGTCGGCGACGACGTGCTCGGCACGGGCGGCGCGGACCGGCTCGGCGCCGCGGTCACCCAGCGCTGTTACGAACTGGGGCTGCACATGAACATCGTGCAGCTGCCCGGAATGGGCGGCACCTTCCGGATCGCCCCGCCACTGACCGCGACCGAAGAGGAACTGTCCCGCGGCGCGGCAATCCTGGACGAGGCCATCACCGACGCCGCGAGTCGCCTCTCGTGA
- a CDS encoding FAD-dependent monooxygenase, giving the protein MTKSVLISGASIAGPTLAYWLDRYGFDVTVVEKARTVRGGGYPIDVRGTAIEVIQRMGLLPQIRDAHVGSGRLTFFDGAGASIATIEPERLTGGVTGRDVEIRRGDLTSVLYGAVRDRVEFRFSDSITALDDRAGGVDVTFRSGTQRTFDLVIGADGLHSGTRALTFGPEEQFHRYLGYCFAGFTMPNHLGVSQEALSWNVPGRGAMIYAMGGTDEVHGFLNFSRAEAPFHAFTDPAAQRELVAATFAGDGWEVPRMVETMRAADDLFFDVVSQIHLPVWSKGRVALVGDAAYAPSFFSGQGSSIAIVGAYLLARGLSELDHPAAFAAYESGSREFVASNQALATDGGRFVAPRTAEELETRNAALRSRAGLPGGTAEAANSMLVLPPEPAGV; this is encoded by the coding sequence ATGACCAAGTCCGTGCTGATCTCGGGGGCGAGCATCGCCGGGCCGACGCTGGCGTACTGGCTGGATCGCTACGGCTTCGACGTGACCGTGGTGGAGAAGGCACGCACGGTGCGGGGCGGCGGGTATCCGATCGACGTGCGCGGCACGGCGATCGAAGTGATCCAGCGGATGGGCCTGCTGCCGCAGATCCGGGACGCGCACGTGGGCTCCGGCCGGCTCACGTTCTTCGACGGCGCCGGAGCGTCGATCGCCACCATCGAGCCCGAGCGGCTGACCGGCGGGGTGACCGGCCGCGACGTGGAGATCCGCCGCGGTGATTTGACCAGCGTGCTCTACGGCGCCGTCCGTGACCGCGTCGAGTTCCGGTTCTCCGACTCGATCACCGCGCTGGACGACCGCGCCGGCGGCGTCGATGTGACCTTCCGCAGTGGAACGCAGCGCACGTTCGATCTCGTGATCGGCGCGGACGGCCTGCACTCGGGCACCCGCGCGCTGACGTTCGGGCCGGAGGAGCAGTTCCACCGTTACCTGGGCTACTGCTTCGCGGGCTTCACGATGCCGAACCACCTCGGTGTCTCGCAGGAGGCACTCAGCTGGAACGTGCCCGGCCGCGGCGCGATGATCTACGCGATGGGCGGAACCGACGAGGTACACGGGTTCCTGAACTTCAGCCGCGCCGAAGCGCCGTTCCACGCCTTCACCGATCCCGCGGCGCAGCGCGAGCTGGTCGCCGCCACGTTCGCCGGAGACGGCTGGGAAGTGCCGCGGATGGTCGAGACGATGCGCGCGGCGGACGACCTGTTCTTCGACGTGGTCAGCCAGATTCACCTGCCGGTGTGGTCGAAGGGCCGGGTCGCGCTGGTCGGCGACGCCGCGTACGCGCCATCGTTCTTCTCCGGCCAGGGTTCCAGTATCGCGATCGTGGGCGCCTACCTGCTGGCACGTGGGCTGTCGGAGCTGGATCACCCGGCCGCGTTCGCCGCCTACGAGAGCGGTTCCCGCGAGTTCGTCGCGAGCAACCAGGCGCTCGCCACCGACGGCGGCAGGTTCGTCGCGCCGCGCACGGCCGAGGAACTCGAGACCCGCAACGCGGCTTTGCGAAGCCGGGCGGGCTTGCCCGGCGGTACTGCCGAAGCGGCGAATTCCATGCTGGTCCTGCCTCCGGAGCCGGCCGGCGTCTGA